atatggaatctctacaaatcaattaaactccattaaaatccatggatttttaaaTCCATTAATGTCCCTCAAAttttcaattgaatacaccccccctaaattaattaaaatcaaatcatTGTCTTACAATGTCGACCATAGCAATCAAATATTGACCATACTGAAAAATTGAACATTTCATAAAttgatatttgaaaaaaaaaaaaaaaaaaagcccaattTAATACATTGTCTGACAACAGAATTAATTGTGTGAGTTtggtttttcattttgattAGTTACTGTTATGTGGGGTTTTTCTTCCACCTGGATCTGTAGAAGTAGAGTGGGGAGCAAAAGTCATAAACTGGTTGCCAAAAGGCCTCCAACCCCTGCTGCCAGAAAATGTTGTAGCAGATTTCACCAAATTTGCTCTTTCAGGCCACAGCAGAGGTAGGAATACAGCATTTGCAATAGCActtgggcgtgccaaaacttcCCTGTCCCTCAAAATTTCAGTCCTAATAGGCATTGATCCTGTGGCCGGTGCAACTCGTAATATCCTCACCTATTCCCCTCAATCTTTCGACCTCTCGATTCCAGTCACAGTGATCGGCACTGGCCTGGGACCGGAAAGTAAAAATCCTTGCATGCCACCTTGCGCCCCAGATGGCGCGAACCACAAGGAGTTCTTCTATGAGTGCAAGCCTCCATGTGCACATTTTGTTGTGAAGGACTATGGTCACATGGACATGTTGGACGACGATCCACAGGGCATGGTTGGGGCAGTGTCGGGGTGCATGTGTAAAAACGGGACAGGACCGAGGGAGCTAATGAGGAAGACTGTGGGTGGGATTGTTGTGGCGTTTCTGAATGCTTATTTGAATGGTGATGATAGGTATTTGGTTGCCATTGTTGGTGATCCTGATAGTTCTCCTGCAAAGCTGGAACCTGTGGAGTTCATTAGAGCATAAGTTCAAGCTCAAGGTCGTCTTGATAATAGTCACCGACATTAGCTGCACATATTAGCACATAAAGAGGGGGTTATAAAGCCTATCAGTGGCTAATGTCGGTGAATATTTTCAGGCTTTCTTCGAGGGTTATTCGGATCCTAGAGTGTTATTTTCGAATAAACAGCTCGGCCATCAAATGTGTGTGCCCAAGTACTGAAATTTGGGGGTTTATATGTACTAGAACCATCTCAAGTTTATTATGAATTTCGGTTTAGATATGTA
This window of the Malus domestica chromosome 03, GDT2T_hap1 genome carries:
- the LOC103419118 gene encoding chlorophyllase-1-like produces the protein MSSAQPALTTSVFNLANCPFKCITEEASLSSCFDSSAPPKPLFIVTPTVAGTYPVILLHHGCCLRNYFYKELLQHIVSHGFIAVAPQLLLCGVFLPPGSVEVEWGAKVINWLPKGLQPLLPENVVADFTKFALSGHSRGRNTAFAIALGRAKTSLSLKISVLIGIDPVAGATRNILTYSPQSFDLSIPVTVIGTGLGPESKNPCMPPCAPDGANHKEFFYECKPPCAHFVVKDYGHMDMLDDDPQGMVGAVSGCMCKNGTGPRELMRKTVGGIVVAFLNAYLNGDDRYLVAIVGDPDSSPAKLEPVEFIRA